In a single window of the Nocardiopsis composta genome:
- a CDS encoding ATP-dependent Clp protease ATP-binding subunit: MFERFTDRARRVVVLAQEEARMLNHNYIGTEHILLGLIHEGEGVAAKALESLGISLEAVRQQVEEIIGQGQQAPSGHIPFTPRAKKVLELSLREALQLGHNYIGTEHILLGLIREGEGVAAQVLVKLGADLNRVRQQVIQLLHGYQGKEPQATGASSESAPSTSLVLDQFGRNLTQAARESKLDPVIGRDKEIERVMQVLSRRTKNNPVLIGEPGVGKTAVVEGLAQKIVKGEIPETLKDKQLYTLDLGALVAGSRYRGDFEERLKKVLKEIRTRGDIILFIDELHTLVGAGAAEGAIDAASILKPMLARGELQTIGATTLDEYRKHLEKDAALERRFQPIQVDEPTIAHTIEILKGLRDRYEAHHRVSITDSALVASAQLADRYISDRFLPDKAIDLIDEAGSRMRIRRMTAPPDLRDFDEKIAAVRRDKESAIDAQDFEKAASLRDDEKQLLNKKAQREKEWKAGDMDVVAEVNEELIAEVLAASTGIPVVKLTEEESSRLLRMEDELHKRVIGQEDAIKALSQAIRRTRAGLKDPKRPGGSFIFAGPSGVGKTELSKTLAEFLFGDEDALIQLDMSEFMEKHTVSRLFGSPPGYVGYEEGGQLTEKVRRKPFSVVLFDEIEKAHTDIFNSLLQVLEEGRLTDAQGRNVDFKNTVIIMTTNLGTRDISKGAAMGFAKEDNAQTNYDRMKAKVQEELKSNFRPEFLNRVDDVIVFHQLTEKEIIDIVDLMINSVDSRLKDRDMGLELRPSAKKVLASRGYDPVLGARPLRRTIQREIEDTLSEKILYQELRPGQIVVIDVEGEGADAKFTFTGIPKPDSVPEAPQVEETAASKGE, from the coding sequence ATGTTCGAGAGGTTCACCGACCGCGCACGGCGCGTGGTGGTCCTGGCCCAGGAAGAGGCCAGGATGCTCAACCACAACTACATCGGTACGGAGCACATCCTGCTCGGTCTCATCCACGAGGGTGAGGGCGTCGCCGCGAAGGCTCTGGAGAGCCTGGGGATCAGCCTCGAAGCGGTTCGGCAGCAGGTGGAGGAGATCATCGGCCAGGGCCAGCAGGCCCCGTCCGGGCACATCCCCTTCACCCCGCGGGCCAAGAAGGTCCTGGAGCTCTCGCTGCGCGAGGCGCTCCAGCTCGGGCACAACTACATCGGCACCGAGCACATCCTGCTCGGCCTGATCCGCGAGGGCGAGGGCGTCGCCGCCCAGGTGCTGGTGAAGCTCGGCGCCGACCTGAACCGGGTCCGCCAGCAGGTCATCCAGCTGCTCCACGGCTACCAGGGCAAGGAGCCCCAGGCCACCGGTGCGTCCTCGGAGTCGGCCCCCTCCACCTCCCTGGTGCTCGACCAGTTCGGCCGCAACCTCACCCAGGCGGCGCGGGAGAGCAAGCTCGACCCGGTGATCGGCCGGGACAAGGAGATCGAGCGGGTCATGCAGGTCCTGTCCCGCAGGACCAAGAACAACCCGGTGCTCATCGGCGAGCCGGGCGTCGGCAAGACGGCCGTGGTCGAGGGCCTGGCGCAGAAGATCGTCAAGGGCGAGATCCCCGAGACGCTCAAGGACAAGCAGCTCTACACGCTCGACCTGGGCGCGCTGGTCGCGGGCAGCCGCTACCGGGGCGACTTCGAAGAGCGCCTGAAGAAGGTGCTCAAGGAGATCCGCACCCGCGGCGACATCATCCTGTTCATCGACGAGCTGCACACCCTGGTCGGGGCGGGCGCGGCGGAGGGCGCCATAGACGCCGCCTCCATCCTCAAGCCGATGCTGGCCCGCGGCGAGCTGCAGACCATCGGCGCCACCACGCTGGACGAGTACCGCAAGCACCTGGAGAAGGACGCCGCGCTGGAGCGCCGCTTCCAGCCGATCCAGGTCGACGAGCCGACCATCGCGCACACCATCGAGATCCTCAAGGGGCTGCGCGACCGGTACGAGGCGCACCACCGGGTCTCCATCACCGACTCGGCGCTGGTCGCCTCCGCCCAGCTGGCCGACCGCTACATCAGCGACCGGTTCCTCCCGGACAAGGCCATCGACCTGATCGACGAGGCCGGCTCCCGGATGCGCATCCGCCGCATGACCGCCCCGCCGGACCTGCGCGACTTCGACGAGAAGATCGCCGCGGTGCGCCGGGACAAGGAGTCCGCGATCGACGCGCAGGACTTCGAGAAGGCGGCCTCGCTGCGCGACGACGAGAAGCAGCTGCTGAACAAGAAGGCGCAGCGGGAGAAGGAGTGGAAGGCCGGCGACATGGACGTCGTCGCCGAGGTCAACGAGGAGCTCATCGCCGAGGTCCTGGCCGCCTCCACCGGCATCCCCGTGGTCAAGCTGACCGAGGAGGAGTCCTCCCGGCTGCTGCGCATGGAGGACGAGCTGCACAAGCGGGTCATCGGCCAGGAGGACGCCATCAAGGCGCTCTCCCAGGCGATCCGGCGCACCCGCGCCGGCCTGAAGGACCCCAAGCGGCCCGGCGGCTCGTTCATCTTCGCCGGCCCGTCCGGTGTCGGTAAGACCGAGCTCTCCAAGACGCTGGCGGAGTTCCTGTTCGGCGACGAGGACGCGCTGATCCAGCTCGACATGAGCGAGTTCATGGAGAAGCACACGGTCTCCCGGCTGTTCGGCTCGCCCCCCGGCTACGTCGGCTACGAGGAGGGCGGCCAGCTCACCGAGAAGGTCCGCCGCAAGCCGTTCTCCGTGGTCCTGTTCGACGAGATCGAGAAGGCCCACACCGACATCTTCAACTCGCTGCTGCAGGTCCTGGAGGAGGGCCGGCTCACCGACGCCCAGGGTCGCAACGTCGACTTCAAGAACACGGTCATCATCATGACCACCAACCTGGGCACCCGGGACATCTCCAAGGGCGCGGCGATGGGCTTCGCCAAGGAGGACAACGCCCAGACCAACTACGACCGGATGAAGGCCAAGGTCCAGGAGGAGCTGAAGAGCAACTTCCGGCCCGAGTTCCTCAACCGCGTCGACGACGTGATCGTCTTCCACCAGCTGACGGAGAAGGAGATCATCGACATCGTCGACCTGATGATCAACAGCGTCGACAGCCGGCTCAAGGACCGCGACATGGGTCTGGAGCTGCGGCCGAGCGCCAAGAAGGTGCTCGCCTCCCGCGGCTACGACCCGGTGCTGGGCGCCCGGCCGCTGCGCCGGACCATCCAGCGCGAGATCGAGGACACCCTGTCGGAGAAGATCCTCTACCAGGAGCTCCGCCCGGGCCAGATCGTCGTGATCGACGTCGAGGGCGAGGGGGCCGACGCGAAGTTCACCTTCACCGGCATCCCCAAGCCGGACTCGGTCCCGGAGGCCCCGCAGGTCGAGGAGACCGCGGCGTCCAAGGGCGAGTAG
- a CDS encoding histone-like nucleoid-structuring protein Lsr2: protein MAQKVQVLLVDDLDGGEADETVSFGVDGTTYEIDLSAGNASKLRDALAPFVQAARKAPGKAARGRRQQRSAPSRERSAEIRAWAKAQGKQVNERGRIPAAIVAEYEAAQR, encoded by the coding sequence ATGGCACAAAAGGTTCAGGTGCTTCTCGTCGACGATCTCGACGGCGGCGAGGCCGACGAGACCGTTTCGTTCGGCGTAGACGGCACCACTTATGAAATCGACCTCAGCGCGGGTAACGCCTCCAAGCTGCGCGACGCCCTGGCACCGTTCGTCCAGGCCGCGCGCAAGGCTCCGGGGAAGGCCGCCCGCGGGCGCCGCCAGCAGCGCAGCGCCCCCAGCCGCGAGCGCAGCGCGGAGATCCGCGCCTGGGCCAAGGCCCAGGGCAAGCAGGTGAACGAGCGCGGCCGTATTCCGGCCGCCATCGTGGCCGAGTACGAGGCCGCCCAGCGTTAG
- a CDS encoding UvrD-helicase domain-containing protein, which yields MEFRADLHIHSKYSRACSRDCDLEHLAWWAARKGIGLVGTGDFTHPAWREEIGSRLVPAEPGLFRLAPEVEERVLRSLPPACRKAPRFMLSVEISTIYKRGDRTRKVHHLLYAPSLEAADAITAALGRIGNLASDGRPILGLDSRDLLEITLASDPGSYLVPAHVWTPWFAVLGSKSGFDRIEDCYADLADHVFAIETGLSSDPAMNWTVSSLDRYTKVSNSDAHSPPMLAREATRFDTAMDYFAVRRALEDGTGFRGSLEFFPEHGKYHSDGHRKCGVRTDPEGTRAHGGRCPVCGGPLTVGTANRVSVLADREPGYRPDGEASFTSLVPLPEIVSEIVGVGPKSKRVQRECDRLAAELGPELDILLDAPLDEVRRHGGELLGEAVARLRRGEVIREAGFDGEYGTIRMFRPEELAAPAQAAALFDLPDAPKPPEPAGPGPAQRPRQGGSSPAGSGGGAAAANGGGTAPATADPAPSPAGPAEEGAPRTASGEGNGLRGAPAAESPAAPGGGSAAPRPGKGGRRGTPPPAMDALFSDPADPAPAGAPSPGESAPGAPSPGAPSPGERDGHTPDDRDDQDDPLLFPDAPAGPARPQGLLDGLDPEQRSAAELPAGPLLVVAGPGTGKTRTLTRRIAHLVAERGVPAEQCLAITFTRRAAAELRERLEELLGEAAGGLTVTTFHGLGLALLREQHGRAGLSARFGVADAARALEVAAEVSGSEAGGRKLLAERDRERGGGPGGGPAELDAYRARLRELDLVDFGDLVELPVRLLAEDAALAASYRERWPWISVDEYQDVDGLQYELLRLLGGDGRGLTAIGDPDQAIYRFRGADVRYFLRFAEDFPDAAEVRLTRNYRSNATIVDAAVQAIAPGTLVPGRELRAVGDFRDPPRIGLHTAADEQAEASFVARAVDRLLGGTSLHSIDSGRATGAEPGLSGEESFSFSDFCVLYRTAAQAEAVMSAFDAAGVPFQKRSHDPLASRPGVRELAAELPLRSEEDLADRVRAAAAALAGRHPEDSEQAVALRTAGELLRPLAARCGTDLEALLAELALGAEVDALDPRADRVSLLTLHAAKGLEFPVVFLVGCEDGLLPFRLPGGQADAEEEAEERRLFFVGLTRAQHRLYLSRARRRSRRGTAADSAPSPFLSAIAPALTMPVDEESAARRRPKDRQLRLM from the coding sequence GTGGAGTTCCGCGCGGATCTGCATATTCACTCCAAGTACTCGCGGGCTTGCAGCAGGGATTGCGACCTGGAGCACCTCGCCTGGTGGGCGGCGCGCAAGGGCATCGGGCTGGTGGGCACCGGTGATTTCACTCACCCGGCCTGGCGCGAGGAGATCGGCTCCCGCCTGGTCCCCGCCGAGCCCGGGCTGTTCCGGCTGGCCCCCGAGGTCGAGGAGCGGGTGCTCCGCTCGCTCCCCCCGGCCTGCAGGAAGGCCCCCCGCTTCATGCTCTCGGTGGAGATCTCCACCATCTACAAGCGCGGCGACCGCACCCGGAAGGTGCACCACCTGCTGTACGCGCCCTCGCTGGAGGCGGCCGACGCGATCACCGCGGCCCTGGGGCGGATCGGCAACCTCGCCTCCGACGGGCGGCCCATCCTCGGCCTGGACTCCCGGGACCTGCTGGAGATCACCCTGGCCAGCGACCCGGGCTCCTATCTCGTCCCGGCGCACGTGTGGACGCCGTGGTTCGCGGTGCTCGGCTCGAAATCGGGTTTCGACCGGATCGAGGACTGCTATGCGGATCTGGCCGACCACGTCTTCGCCATCGAGACCGGGCTCTCCAGCGACCCGGCGATGAATTGGACCGTCTCCTCGCTGGACCGCTACACCAAGGTGAGCAACTCCGACGCGCACTCGCCGCCGATGCTCGCCCGGGAGGCGACCCGTTTCGACACCGCGATGGACTACTTCGCGGTCCGCCGCGCCCTGGAGGACGGCACCGGATTCCGCGGAAGCCTGGAATTCTTCCCCGAACACGGGAAATACCACTCCGACGGGCACCGGAAATGCGGCGTGCGGACCGACCCGGAGGGCACCCGCGCGCACGGCGGCCGCTGCCCGGTCTGCGGCGGCCCGCTCACCGTGGGAACCGCCAACCGGGTCTCCGTGCTGGCCGACCGCGAACCGGGGTACCGGCCTGACGGCGAGGCATCGTTCACCAGCCTGGTGCCGCTGCCCGAGATCGTCAGCGAGATCGTCGGGGTCGGCCCGAAGAGCAAGCGGGTGCAGCGCGAGTGCGACCGGCTCGCCGCCGAGCTCGGCCCGGAGCTGGACATCCTGCTCGACGCCCCGCTGGACGAGGTGCGGCGGCACGGCGGCGAGCTGCTCGGCGAGGCGGTGGCCCGGCTGCGCCGCGGCGAGGTGATCCGGGAGGCCGGCTTCGACGGCGAGTACGGCACCATCCGGATGTTCCGGCCCGAGGAGCTGGCCGCCCCCGCCCAGGCGGCCGCCCTCTTCGACCTCCCGGACGCCCCGAAACCGCCGGAGCCCGCGGGGCCCGGCCCGGCGCAGCGCCCTCGGCAGGGCGGCTCCTCCCCGGCCGGCTCCGGCGGCGGTGCGGCCGCGGCGAACGGCGGAGGCACGGCTCCTGCGACCGCGGACCCGGCCCCCTCCCCCGCCGGGCCGGCGGAGGAAGGCGCGCCCCGGACGGCCTCCGGCGAGGGCAACGGGCTGCGCGGCGCCCCGGCCGCGGAGTCCCCCGCGGCCCCCGGAGGCGGCTCGGCGGCGCCCCGGCCGGGCAAGGGCGGGCGGCGCGGCACGCCGCCGCCCGCTATGGACGCGCTCTTCTCCGACCCCGCGGACCCGGCGCCGGCCGGTGCGCCGTCCCCCGGAGAGTCGGCCCCCGGTGCACCGTCCCCCGGTGCACCGTCCCCCGGTGAAAGGGACGGGCACACCCCGGACGACCGGGACGACCAGGACGACCCGCTGCTCTTCCCGGACGCCCCGGCCGGCCCGGCCCGCCCGCAGGGCCTGCTCGACGGCCTCGACCCGGAGCAGCGCTCCGCCGCGGAGCTGCCCGCCGGGCCGCTGCTGGTCGTCGCCGGCCCCGGCACCGGCAAGACCCGCACGCTGACCCGCCGGATCGCGCACCTGGTCGCCGAGCGCGGCGTGCCCGCCGAGCAGTGCCTGGCCATCACCTTCACCCGGCGCGCCGCGGCCGAGCTCCGCGAGCGGCTGGAGGAGCTGCTCGGTGAGGCCGCCGGCGGCCTCACCGTGACCACCTTCCACGGGCTGGGCCTGGCCCTGCTGCGCGAGCAGCACGGCCGGGCCGGGCTGAGCGCCCGGTTCGGCGTCGCCGACGCGGCCCGGGCACTGGAGGTCGCCGCGGAGGTGAGCGGGTCGGAGGCGGGCGGCCGCAAGCTGCTGGCCGAGCGCGACCGGGAGCGCGGCGGCGGCCCCGGGGGCGGGCCGGCCGAGCTGGACGCCTACCGGGCCCGGCTGCGCGAGCTGGACCTGGTGGACTTCGGGGACCTGGTGGAGCTGCCGGTGCGGCTGCTGGCCGAGGACGCCGCGCTGGCCGCGTCCTACCGGGAGCGGTGGCCGTGGATCAGCGTGGACGAGTACCAGGACGTCGACGGCCTCCAGTACGAGCTGCTCCGGCTGCTCGGCGGGGACGGCCGCGGGCTGACCGCGATCGGCGACCCGGACCAGGCGATCTACCGGTTCCGCGGCGCCGACGTGCGCTACTTCCTCCGGTTCGCCGAGGACTTCCCGGACGCCGCCGAGGTGCGGCTGACCCGCAACTACCGGTCCAACGCCACCATCGTCGACGCGGCGGTGCAGGCGATCGCCCCGGGAACGCTGGTCCCCGGCCGGGAGCTGCGCGCGGTGGGCGACTTCCGCGACCCGCCCCGGATCGGCCTGCACACCGCCGCCGACGAGCAGGCCGAGGCCTCCTTCGTGGCCCGCGCGGTGGACCGGCTGCTCGGCGGCACGTCGCTGCACTCCATCGACAGCGGCCGGGCCACCGGCGCCGAGCCGGGCCTCTCCGGGGAGGAGTCCTTCTCCTTCTCCGATTTCTGCGTGCTCTACCGGACCGCGGCGCAGGCGGAGGCGGTGATGAGCGCCTTCGACGCGGCCGGGGTGCCGTTCCAGAAGCGTTCGCACGATCCGCTGGCCTCCCGGCCGGGGGTGCGCGAGCTCGCCGCGGAGCTGCCGCTGCGCTCCGAGGAGGACCTGGCCGACCGGGTCCGGGCGGCCGCCGCGGCACTGGCCGGGCGGCACCCGGAGGACTCGGAGCAGGCGGTCGCGCTGCGCACCGCCGGCGAGCTGCTCCGCCCGCTGGCCGCGCGGTGCGGCACCGACCTGGAGGCGCTCCTGGCCGAGCTGGCGCTGGGCGCCGAGGTGGACGCCCTGGACCCGCGCGCGGACCGGGTCTCACTGCTCACCCTGCACGCGGCCAAGGGGCTGGAGTTCCCCGTGGTGTTCCTGGTCGGCTGCGAGGACGGGCTGCTCCCGTTCCGGCTGCCCGGCGGGCAGGCCGACGCGGAGGAGGAGGCCGAGGAGCGCCGGCTCTTCTTCGTCGGGCTGACCCGGGCCCAGCACCGGCTGTACCTGTCCCGGGCCCGGCGCCGCAGCCGCCGCGGCACGGCGGCGGACAGCGCCCCCTCGCCGTTCCTGTCCGCCATCGCCCCCGCCCTGACCATGCCGGTCGACGAGGAGTCCGCGGCCCGCCGCCGCCCCAAGGACCGCCAGCTCCGGCTGATGTGA
- a CDS encoding aspartate/glutamate racemase family protein has protein sequence MRRIGLIGGMSWESSALYYELINEAVKERLGGLHSARAVLASVDFAEIERMQSAGAWDEAGEALAGEARRLEAAGAELIVLCTNTMHKVAGAIEAAVPIPLLHLGDVTAEAVRAAGLGTVGLLGTRFTMEQDFYRDRMAGHGLTVLVPEEKDRDDVHRIIYEELVLGEVREESRARYAEVIAGLAARGAEGVVLGCTEIELLVRPEDSPVPVFPTTRLHATAAVDRALAD, from the coding sequence ATGCGGAGAATCGGGCTTATCGGCGGTATGAGCTGGGAGAGCTCTGCCCTCTACTACGAGCTGATCAACGAGGCGGTCAAAGAGCGCCTCGGCGGGCTGCACTCGGCCCGCGCGGTGCTGGCCTCGGTGGACTTCGCCGAGATCGAGCGGATGCAGAGCGCCGGCGCCTGGGACGAGGCCGGGGAGGCCCTCGCCGGCGAGGCGCGGCGGCTGGAGGCGGCCGGCGCCGAGCTGATCGTGCTGTGCACCAACACCATGCACAAGGTGGCCGGCGCGATCGAGGCGGCCGTCCCGATCCCGCTGCTGCACCTGGGCGACGTCACCGCGGAGGCGGTCCGCGCGGCCGGCCTGGGCACCGTCGGGCTGCTCGGCACCCGGTTCACCATGGAGCAGGACTTCTACCGGGACCGGATGGCCGGCCACGGCCTCACCGTGCTCGTCCCCGAGGAGAAGGACCGGGACGACGTGCACCGGATCATCTACGAGGAACTGGTCCTCGGCGAGGTCCGGGAGGAGTCCCGGGCCCGCTACGCCGAGGTGATCGCCGGCCTCGCCGCACGCGGCGCCGAGGGCGTCGTGCTCGGCTGCACCGAGATCGAGCTCCTGGTCCGCCCGGAGGACTCCCCGGTCCCGGTCTTCCCCACCACCCGGCTGCACGCCACCGCCGCCGTCGACCGCGCCCTCGCGGACTGA
- a CDS encoding amino-acid N-acetyltransferase: MGHQEIRPEIAVRRARTRDVASIRRLVDAYSGERRVLSKSTVTLYEDIQEFCVAEQLGAERRVIGCGALHVLWEDLAEVRTVAVDPVVQGRGVGHRIVSELLSRARELGVRRVFCLTFETAFFGRHGFQPIQGTPVSPRVYEELLRSYDEGVAEFLDLERVKPNTLGNTRMLVHLNEPGTPRAV; encoded by the coding sequence ATGGGCCACCAGGAGATCCGACCGGAGATCGCCGTGCGCCGCGCCCGCACCCGCGACGTCGCCTCGATCCGCCGCCTCGTCGACGCCTACAGCGGCGAGCGGCGCGTGCTCTCCAAGAGCACCGTCACCCTGTACGAGGACATCCAGGAGTTCTGCGTCGCCGAGCAGCTCGGCGCGGAGCGCCGGGTGATCGGCTGCGGCGCGCTGCACGTGCTCTGGGAGGACCTGGCCGAGGTGCGCACCGTCGCCGTCGACCCGGTCGTCCAGGGCCGCGGGGTGGGCCACCGGATCGTCTCCGAGCTCCTCTCCCGCGCCCGCGAACTCGGCGTCCGCCGGGTCTTCTGCCTCACCTTCGAGACCGCCTTCTTCGGCCGGCACGGCTTCCAGCCGATCCAGGGCACCCCCGTCTCGCCCCGGGTCTACGAGGAGCTCCTGCGCTCCTACGACGAGGGCGTCGCCGAATTCCTCGACCTGGAGCGGGTCAAGCCGAACACCCTGGGCAACACCCGGATGCTGGTCCACCTCAACGAACCGGGCACCCCGCGCGCGGTCTGA
- a CDS encoding LuxR C-terminal-related transcriptional regulator — translation MKDPAAHPLRDGGMVPPPAMPREPAPTVSPNGGLTEDEIQLLAEIATGVTTDVAARRLELSARTLRRRLRSICDQLGVNTPIEAVVWAARKQLI, via the coding sequence GTGAAGGACCCCGCGGCCCACCCGCTGCGAGACGGCGGCATGGTCCCGCCGCCCGCGATGCCGCGCGAACCGGCCCCGACCGTTTCCCCCAACGGCGGCCTGACCGAGGACGAGATCCAGCTGCTCGCCGAGATCGCGACCGGTGTCACCACCGACGTCGCGGCCCGCCGGCTGGAGCTCAGCGCCCGCACCCTGCGCCGGCGGCTGCGCTCCATCTGCGACCAGCTGGGCGTGAACACCCCGATCGAGGCGGTGGTCTGGGCCGCTCGCAAGCAGCTCATCTGA
- the lysX gene encoding bifunctional lysylphosphatidylglycerol synthetase/lysine--tRNA ligase LysX, which translates to MSDVLDDSYDDLPEQMRVRREKLDRMREEGIDPFPVGFPRTTAIGAVRDKHADLEPDTATGERVGITGRVMLYRTGGKLCFATLRDDSGSIQVMMSLDRLGADELARWKSDVDLGDHVGVEGEVITSRRGELSIMADSWTLTAKCLRPLPDKHKGLTDPEARVRQRYVDLIVNPESREMVRRRSAAIKSVRETLDRRGYIEVETPMLQRVHGGATARPFTTHINAYDLDLYLRIAPELYLKRLVVGGIEKVFEINRNFRNEGADSTHNPEFTMLEFYQAYADYNDMAEITRELIQDAARAAFGSTVVPRGGEGEEFDLGGEWPHVTLYGTVSEALGEEVTPRTPIDSVRKWADDRGVEWSPDWGQGKLVEHLFEELVEHTIVQPTFVRDFPVETSPLTRRHREDPLLTEKWDLIGFGMEMGTGYSELVDPIEERRRLTEQSLLAAGGDPEAMQLDEDFLRALEYGMPPTGGVGVGIDRLLMAFTGKGIRETILFPLVKPE; encoded by the coding sequence GTGAGTGACGTGCTGGACGATTCCTACGACGACCTGCCCGAGCAGATGCGGGTCCGGCGAGAGAAGCTGGACCGCATGCGCGAGGAGGGCATCGACCCCTTCCCGGTCGGCTTCCCGCGCACCACCGCGATCGGCGCCGTCCGCGACAAACACGCGGACCTGGAGCCGGACACCGCCACCGGGGAGCGCGTCGGGATCACCGGCCGGGTCATGCTGTACCGCACCGGCGGCAAGCTCTGCTTCGCCACGCTGCGCGACGACAGCGGGTCCATCCAGGTCATGATGTCGCTGGACAGGCTGGGCGCCGACGAGCTGGCCCGGTGGAAGAGCGACGTCGACCTGGGCGACCACGTCGGGGTGGAGGGCGAGGTCATCACCTCCCGCCGCGGTGAGCTGTCCATCATGGCCGACTCCTGGACGCTGACCGCCAAGTGCCTGCGCCCGCTGCCGGACAAGCACAAGGGCCTGACCGACCCGGAGGCCCGGGTCCGCCAGCGCTACGTCGACCTCATCGTCAACCCGGAGTCCCGGGAGATGGTGCGGCGCCGCTCGGCCGCGATCAAGTCGGTCCGCGAGACCCTGGACCGGCGCGGCTACATCGAGGTGGAGACCCCGATGCTGCAGCGGGTGCACGGCGGCGCCACGGCGCGGCCGTTCACCACCCACATCAACGCCTACGACCTCGACCTCTACCTGCGCATCGCACCGGAGCTCTACCTGAAGCGGCTGGTCGTGGGCGGGATCGAGAAGGTCTTCGAGATCAACCGGAACTTCCGCAACGAGGGCGCGGACTCCACGCACAACCCCGAGTTCACGATGCTGGAGTTCTACCAGGCCTACGCCGACTACAACGACATGGCCGAGATCACCAGGGAGCTCATCCAGGACGCCGCGCGGGCGGCGTTCGGCTCCACGGTGGTCCCGCGCGGCGGCGAGGGCGAGGAGTTCGACCTCGGCGGCGAGTGGCCGCACGTGACCCTGTACGGCACGGTCTCCGAGGCGCTGGGCGAGGAGGTCACCCCGCGCACCCCGATCGACTCCGTCCGCAAGTGGGCCGACGACCGCGGCGTGGAGTGGAGCCCCGACTGGGGCCAGGGCAAGCTGGTCGAGCACCTCTTCGAGGAGCTGGTGGAGCACACCATCGTGCAGCCCACCTTCGTCCGGGACTTCCCGGTGGAGACCAGCCCGCTCACCCGCCGGCACCGCGAGGACCCGCTGCTCACCGAGAAGTGGGACCTGATCGGCTTCGGCATGGAGATGGGCACCGGCTACTCCGAGCTGGTGGACCCCATCGAGGAGCGGCGCCGGCTCACCGAGCAGTCGCTGCTGGCCGCCGGGGGCGACCCGGAGGCGATGCAGCTGGACGAGGACTTCCTCCGCGCGCTGGAGTACGGCATGCCGCCGACCGGCGGGGTGGGGGTCGGCATCGACCGGCTGCTGATGGCCTTCACCGGCAAGGGGATCCGGGAGACCATCCTGTTCCCGCTGGTCAAGCCGGAGTGA
- a CDS encoding type III pantothenate kinase, which yields MLLAIDVGNSHTVLGLFDGEDLAEHWRVATEARRTADEWAVMLNGLISGSVGGADVSGIAMCCSVPSVQHEMREMFRRGYGDVPAVIVEPGVRTGIPVRMDNPKEVGSDRIINALAAVGLYGGPAVVVDFGTATTFDAVSAKGEYVGGAIAPGIDISVEALSRRGAQLHMVEITRPRSVIAKNTAEALRSGIIYGFAGQVDGLVDRMAAELAGDGANPDDVTVVATGGLAPLVVEECETVDVHEPWLTLMGLRMVFERNTN from the coding sequence ATGCTGCTCGCCATCGATGTCGGCAACTCCCACACGGTCCTGGGGCTGTTCGACGGTGAGGACCTGGCCGAGCACTGGCGGGTCGCCACCGAGGCCCGGCGCACCGCGGACGAGTGGGCGGTGATGCTCAACGGCCTGATCAGCGGCTCGGTGGGCGGCGCCGACGTGAGCGGGATCGCGATGTGCTGCTCGGTGCCGAGCGTGCAGCACGAGATGCGGGAGATGTTCCGCCGCGGCTACGGCGACGTGCCCGCGGTGATCGTGGAGCCGGGCGTGCGCACCGGCATCCCGGTGCGGATGGACAACCCCAAGGAGGTCGGCAGCGACCGGATCATCAACGCGCTGGCCGCGGTGGGGCTGTACGGCGGCCCGGCGGTGGTGGTCGACTTCGGCACCGCCACCACCTTCGACGCGGTGAGTGCCAAGGGCGAGTACGTCGGCGGCGCGATCGCGCCGGGCATCGACATCTCGGTGGAGGCGCTGTCCCGGCGCGGCGCGCAGCTGCACATGGTGGAGATCACCCGGCCCCGGTCGGTGATCGCGAAGAACACCGCGGAGGCGCTGCGCTCCGGCATCATCTACGGCTTCGCCGGCCAGGTCGACGGGCTGGTCGACCGGATGGCCGCCGAGCTGGCCGGGGACGGCGCCAACCCGGACGACGTGACGGTGGTCGCCACCGGCGGCCTGGCCCCGCTGGTGGTCGAGGAGTGCGAGACGGTCGACGTGCACGAGCCGTGGCTGACCCTGATGGGGCTGCGGATGGTCTTCGAGCGCAACACCAATTGA